Part of the Nitrospirota bacterium genome, GTTGATCTTGGATCTTGGACTTGCCAGCATCAATCTGTTTGGCGTTCTCATCGCGATCTTCGTCGGGATCGGGCTCGTCAGCAAGGAAGTCGATCGAAAGACGATCTATACGATCGTATCGAAGCCCATTCCTCGATATGAGTTTCTACTGGGGAAATATTGTGGGTTGGTCATGACATTATTCGCAAATACCGTCGTGATGGTGGCGGGGTTATTGATCGTGCTGTACGTCATGGACGTGCCGATCACCAGTTTGGTTTTTAAATCACTGGCCCTCATCTTTTTGGAGCTGATGGTTATCACCGCCGTCGCTGTTCTCTTCTCGACGTTTACGAGCGCGACGTTGAGCGCTATTTTTACCCTTGCCGTATATGTGATCGGGCACTTATCCGGTGACCTCAAGGAGTTTGCCAGGAAATTGGACGAAGTCAGCCAGGTGGTCGTCAATGCCATTTATTATACGCTTCCGAACCTTGAGCGATTCAACCTCAAAGGACATGTGATTCACCATCTCGACTTCGGTCTGGCTGATATGGCTCTCACCTTGGCCTATGGGTTGACCTACGCGGCGTTTCTACTCCTTCTGGCAAGTGTGATCTTCCAACGACGGGATTTCCAGTAACAGCTCGAGACGCCCTTCCTCAGCGCTTACATGCATGATGGTGCGAGGAAGGGCACCGACTGCCTTCTGGAGGTAGCTGGGGATGGATTCGGCCAAGCCTAGCTTGTGATGGCGCCTTCCGAGGCGGAGGAGACGTGTCTGGCATATTTCCCCATCACGCCTGAGGTGTAGCGCGGTACCGGTGGTTTGACCTTCTTCAGCCGAGCGGCGATTTCTTTCTGCGAGAGGGCCACATCCAAACGGCGTTTGGGTATATCGAAGGTAATCGTGTCGCCGTTCTTGAGCGACGCAATCGGCCCTCCCTTCGCGGCTTCAGGGGCGACGTGGCCTGCCATCAATCCATGGGTTGCGCCGGAAAAACGGCCGTCAGTGAGCAAAGCCACAGAGTCGCCAAGGCCGGCGCCCACGATGGCGGCTGTCACGCCCAAC contains:
- a CDS encoding ABC transporter permease subunit → MRILSIATNTFRENLREKLLYNLLFFALLMIGSSILLSRITLGDYHRLILDLGLASINLFGVLIAIFVGIGLVSKEVDRKTIYTIVSKPIPRYEFLLGKYCGLVMTLFANTVVMVAGLLIVLYVMDVPITSLVFKSLALIFLELMVITAVAVLFSTFTSATLSAIFTLAVYVIGHLSGDLKEFARKLDEVSQVVVNAIYYTLPNLERFNLKGHVIHHLDFGLADMALTLAYGLTYAAFLLLLASVIFQRRDFQ
- a CDS encoding dihydroxy-acid dehydratase, with protein sequence PIKPTGGLVILKGNLAPEGCVVKVAGHSMTKFQGRAKVYEREEDAFVAVKAGQIKPGDVVVIRYEGPSGGPGMREMLGVTAAIVGAGLGDSVALLTDGRFSGATHGLMAGHVAPEAAKGGPIASLKNGDTITFDIPKRRLDVALSQKEIAARLKKVKPPVPRYTSGVMGKYARHVSSASEGAITS